A DNA window from Syngnathus typhle isolate RoL2023-S1 ecotype Sweden linkage group LG2, RoL_Styp_1.0, whole genome shotgun sequence contains the following coding sequences:
- the LOC133150249 gene encoding EMILIN-3 isoform X2 — protein MQDGVATYVKAEYTIKCIWGQKCPVIMYRTFHKPTYKVGYKTVTELEWRCCPGYSGDNCYDGPTSLPDVTPPFKGAALPHRPGITGVPQGPRVPVDQKPGGAQLEPGKPYPDLHDHRPIPSGQLPVGNGKPNTGNKFGISGVSGERLDHMEDNLRRLTLGLNTLNGAVAGLEERLRTSLREDTNKILVSLLPGTPRRPDSAMGFGLLPIGTPGVLGGEESFNGFGDLAGRVTEVKDELRAKTHILEEIQGMVLGHDGQLKSLLEGARGRPIPGPGSIHLDGILQDKLAGMQAEILDGFEQRLSRLENQCEEKIGAVQRQCHREHMDGQEQMQQSLDGRETGLRAELGSLQAQIQGLTLTESCCGQVNSLSQRVLLLEESVKGLTESQRQLQSALREQNIHVETLIETRLVDLEGRLNSTVSEADGVSRLPGGLDGFKNMLEDKLKILEERVIVAVEELSNATTPALLEGQVVPPRETDIESVRRRLHGNLDGIEKRLVDLELLCTSCSPSTPPAGRVRVSEVECEDMENKMTNRLDFHSDQLDRLNSTLKNLLLRIAQEEAGQSVYGEITLLKVNINSVNRTLKGLKDSIRLIASEVGHANSTWEEREQQLVNQVQGITKLVGHQASLLGAGERRLAQLKGELVALKRQLTGGLQGCRTTAKEVQKEVKDVDSRVSHVEGQCGSLGELAEHLERIRAELERHSDSYLAQVNGAVDAHSEQLAEVKGEVRDNVPKQGANPTVDQ, from the exons ATGCAGGATGGAGTCGCCACATACGTCAAGGCTGAGTACACAATCAAATGCATCTGGGGGCAGAAGTGTCCTGTTATCAT GTACAGGACATTCCACAAACCAACATACAAAGTGGGTTATAAAACGGTGACTGAGCTGGAGTGGAGATGTTGCCCGGGTTACTCTGGAGACAACTGTTATGATGGACCCACCTCACTGCCTGACGTGACACCTCCTTTCAAGGGAGCAGCTTTGCCCCATCGCCCTGGGATTACGGGGGTTCCCCAGGGTCCCAGAGTCCCCGTTGACCAGAAACCTGGAGGAGCACAGCTGGAGCCAGGCAAACCTTACCCCGACCTACATGATCACAGACCGATACCCAGTGGACAGCTGCCTGTCGGAAATGGAAAACCAAACACTG GTAACAAATTTGGGATTTCTGGAGTGAGCGGCGAACGTTTGGACCACATGGAGGACAATCTACGGCGCCTCACTTTGGGTCTCAACACTCTCAATGGGGCGGTGGCCGGCCTCGAGGAGCGACTGCGCACGTCTCTTCGGGAAGACACCAACAAGATCCTGGTGTCGCTGCTGCCCGGCACGCCACGCAGGCCGGACTCAGCCATGGGATTTGGGCTGCTCCCAATAGGGACTCCGGGCGTACTGGGAGGGGAGGAAAGCTTCAACGGATTTGGAGATCTTGCTGGGAGGGTGACAGAAGTCAAAGATGAGCTACGAGCCAAGACTCACATTTTAGAGGAGATTCAG GGAATGGTCTTGGGCCATGACGGGCAGCTCAAGAGCCTGCTGGAAGGAGCAAGAGGCAGGCCCATCCCTGGCCCCGGTTCAATTCACCTGGACGGCATCCTCCAGGACAAGCTGGCTGGGATGCAGGCTGAGATCCTGGATGGATTTGAACAGCGACTCTCTCGCCTTGAGAACCAGTGCGAGGAGAAGATCGGGGCTGTGCAGAGACAGTGTCATAGGGAGCACATGGATGGCCAAGAGCAGATGCAGCAGTCCCTTGATGGGAGAGAAACTGGACTGAGGGCAGAGTTGGGCTCTTTGCAGGCTCAGATCCAAGGCCTAACGCTCACAGAGAGCTGCTGTGGACAG GTGAACAGCCTCTCTCAGCGTGTGCTGCTCCTGGAGGAGTCCGTTAAAGGGCTCACAGAATCACAGCGACAGCTTCAATCAGCACTCAGGGAGCAGAACATCCACGTAGAGACGCTGATTGAGACCCGCTTGGTGGACCTGGAAGGCCGCCTAAATTCTACGGTGAGTGAAGCGGATGGTGTGTCGAGGCTGCCCGGTGGCCTAGATGGCTTCAAGAACATGCTGGAGGACAAGTTGAAGATCCTGGAGGAAAGGGTGATTGTGGCTGTGGAGGAGCTGAGCAATGCCACGACACCAGCGCTGTTGGAGGGCCAGGTGGTGCCACCACGGGAAACAGATATCGAGTCTGTGAGGAGAAGATTACATGGAAATCTGGATGGCATTGAAAAACGCCTAGTCGACCTGGAGCTCCTCTGCACCTCCTGCTCACCTTCTACTCCTCCAGCAGGGCGTGTCAGAGTTAGTGAAGTGGAGTGTGAGGACATGGAGAATAAGATGACCAATCGTCTGGACTTTCATTCAGACCAGCTGGACCGCCTGAACAGTACACTGAAGAACCTACTCTTGCGGATAGCCCAGGAAGAGGCAGGCCAGTCCGTCTATGGCGAGATCACCCTTCTGAAGGTCAACATCAACTCCGTGAACCGCACTCTCAAGGGACTAAAGGACTCTATTCGTTTGATTGCAAGTGAAGTGGGCCATGCCAATTCCACATGGGAAGAGCGGGAACAGCAGCTCGTCAATCAGGTGCAGGGAATCACCAAACTAGTGGGCCACCAAGCCTCTCTCCTAGGGGCCGGGGAGAGGCGCCTAGCCCAGCTGAAGGGAGAACTCGTGGCCTTGAAGAGACAGCTCACGGGCGGGCTTCAAGGCTGCCGGACCACAGCGAAAGAAGTTCAGAAGGAGGTGAAAGACGTTGATAGCAGAGTGAGCCATGTGGAAGGCCAGTGCGGAAGTTTAGGGGAGCTGGCTGAGCACTTGGAGAGGATCAGGGCAGAACTTGAGAGACACTCGGACTCCTACCTAGCTCAGGTGAACGGTGCGGTCGACGCCCATTCAGAGCAGCTTGCTGAGGTGAAAGGGGAAGTCAGAGACAATGTGCCAAAGCAGGGAGCAAACCCAACGGTAGACCAGTAG
- the b4galt5 gene encoding beta-1,4-galactosyltransferase 5 — protein sequence MPTHLRFRRRSYLGLLFLFSLSTSALYFIYSAPGIVNEYVFMVQARGIRIRENVKNIGAQVLEQVVRGAYSNGTDYSYDFNMSESDAPPTAYLPEGFTYLPSQVCPEKLPSMKGRLEVNMTEVSLEDVERSLLQEERTLASGGHWKPKDCLPRWKVAILVPFRNRHEHLPILLRHLVPVLQKQRLQFGFYVIEQAGTEPFNRAMLFNVGYKEAMKDLDWDCLVFHDVDHLMENDRNYYGCTDMPRHFAVKLDKYSYMLPYNEFFGGVSGLRVGQFNKINGFPNAFWGWGGEDDDLWNRVLFANYTVSRPHGDLGRYMSIPHHHRGEVQFLGRYSLLRHSKERQKVDGLNNLNYSPLVSKRPLYTNITVSLSRNLAPVADY from the exons TGAACGAGTACGTGTTCATGGTCCAAGCTAGAGGGATCCGGATCAGAGAAAATGTGAAGAATATCGGTGCTCAGGTCCTGGAGCAGGTGGTGAGGGGTGCCTACAGCAATGGCACAG ATTACTCTTATGACTTCAACATGAGCGAGAGTGATGCTCCTCCCACTGCATACCTCCCTGAGGGCTTCACGTACCTCCCCTCACAAGTTTGCCCTGAGAAGCTGCCCTCCATGA AGGGTAGGTTAGAGGTGAATATGACTGAAGTGTCACTGGAGGATGTGGAGAGATCACTGCTGCAAGAAGAAAGAACTTTGGCCTCAGGAGGCCACTGGAAGCCCAAAGACTGTTTACCTCGCTGGAAG GTGGCAATCCTAGTCCCATTCAGGAACCGACACGAGCACCTTCCTATCCTCCTGAGACATCTGGTGCCAGTGCTGCAGAAACAGAGGCTCCAGTTTGGATTTTATGTCATAGAGCAG GCCGGCACAGAGCCCTTCAACCGAGCCATGTTGTTCAATGTGGGCTACAAGGAGGCCATGAAGGATCTGGACTGGGACTGTCTGGTCTTCCATGATGTGGACCACCTCATGGAGAATGACAGGAACTACTATGGCTGCACAGACATGCCCAGACACTTTGCGGTCAAGCTTGACAAGTACTCATACAT GCTTCCGTATAATGAGTTCTTTGGCGGTGTGAGCGGCCTGAGAGTGGGACAGTTCAATAAGATTAATGGATTTCCTAATGCGTTCTGGGGCTGGGGAGGAGAGGATGATGACCTTTGGAACAG AGTGCTGTTTGCCAATTACACCGTAAGCAGACCACACGGAGATCTGGGGCGGTACATGTCCATTCCACACCACCATCGCGGAGAGGTCCAGTTCCTGGGGAG GTATAGTCTTCTTCGCCATTCAAAGGAGAGGCAGAAAGTGGATGGCCTGAACAACTTAAACTACTCCCCCCTAGTGTCCAAGAGGCCTCTTTACACCAACATCACGGTCAGCTTGAGCAGAAATCTTGCACCTGTAGCCGACTACTGA
- the LOC133150249 gene encoding EMILIN-3 isoform X1, whose translation MNVKLHQVLTPVCLLGVLIFVVDSKGTFYGGHVNPFYGHRYNMFKAGLTPQHTPSKPMTRHKNHCAYVVQRNVTCTMQDGVATYVKAEYTIKCIWGQKCPVIMYRTFHKPTYKVGYKTVTELEWRCCPGYSGDNCYDGPTSLPDVTPPFKGAALPHRPGITGVPQGPRVPVDQKPGGAQLEPGKPYPDLHDHRPIPSGQLPVGNGKPNTGNKFGISGVSGERLDHMEDNLRRLTLGLNTLNGAVAGLEERLRTSLREDTNKILVSLLPGTPRRPDSAMGFGLLPIGTPGVLGGEESFNGFGDLAGRVTEVKDELRAKTHILEEIQGMVLGHDGQLKSLLEGARGRPIPGPGSIHLDGILQDKLAGMQAEILDGFEQRLSRLENQCEEKIGAVQRQCHREHMDGQEQMQQSLDGRETGLRAELGSLQAQIQGLTLTESCCGQVNSLSQRVLLLEESVKGLTESQRQLQSALREQNIHVETLIETRLVDLEGRLNSTVSEADGVSRLPGGLDGFKNMLEDKLKILEERVIVAVEELSNATTPALLEGQVVPPRETDIESVRRRLHGNLDGIEKRLVDLELLCTSCSPSTPPAGRVRVSEVECEDMENKMTNRLDFHSDQLDRLNSTLKNLLLRIAQEEAGQSVYGEITLLKVNINSVNRTLKGLKDSIRLIASEVGHANSTWEEREQQLVNQVQGITKLVGHQASLLGAGERRLAQLKGELVALKRQLTGGLQGCRTTAKEVQKEVKDVDSRVSHVEGQCGSLGELAEHLERIRAELERHSDSYLAQVNGAVDAHSEQLAEVKGEVRDNVPKQGANPTVDQ comes from the exons ATGAATGTCAAGTTGCACCAGGTGCTCACGCCTGTCTGTCTCCTGGGAGTGTTAATCTTTGTAGTGGACAGCAAAGGAACTTTCTATGGAGGTCATGTCAATCCTTTTTATGGACACAGATACAACATGTTCAAGGCTGGACTCACTCCTCAGCACACTCCAAGCAAGCCTATGACCAGACACAA AAACCACTGTGCCTATGTGGTCCAGAGGAACGTCACGTGCACGATGCAGGATGGAGTCGCCACATACGTCAAGGCTGAGTACACAATCAAATGCATCTGGGGGCAGAAGTGTCCTGTTATCAT GTACAGGACATTCCACAAACCAACATACAAAGTGGGTTATAAAACGGTGACTGAGCTGGAGTGGAGATGTTGCCCGGGTTACTCTGGAGACAACTGTTATGATGGACCCACCTCACTGCCTGACGTGACACCTCCTTTCAAGGGAGCAGCTTTGCCCCATCGCCCTGGGATTACGGGGGTTCCCCAGGGTCCCAGAGTCCCCGTTGACCAGAAACCTGGAGGAGCACAGCTGGAGCCAGGCAAACCTTACCCCGACCTACATGATCACAGACCGATACCCAGTGGACAGCTGCCTGTCGGAAATGGAAAACCAAACACTG GTAACAAATTTGGGATTTCTGGAGTGAGCGGCGAACGTTTGGACCACATGGAGGACAATCTACGGCGCCTCACTTTGGGTCTCAACACTCTCAATGGGGCGGTGGCCGGCCTCGAGGAGCGACTGCGCACGTCTCTTCGGGAAGACACCAACAAGATCCTGGTGTCGCTGCTGCCCGGCACGCCACGCAGGCCGGACTCAGCCATGGGATTTGGGCTGCTCCCAATAGGGACTCCGGGCGTACTGGGAGGGGAGGAAAGCTTCAACGGATTTGGAGATCTTGCTGGGAGGGTGACAGAAGTCAAAGATGAGCTACGAGCCAAGACTCACATTTTAGAGGAGATTCAG GGAATGGTCTTGGGCCATGACGGGCAGCTCAAGAGCCTGCTGGAAGGAGCAAGAGGCAGGCCCATCCCTGGCCCCGGTTCAATTCACCTGGACGGCATCCTCCAGGACAAGCTGGCTGGGATGCAGGCTGAGATCCTGGATGGATTTGAACAGCGACTCTCTCGCCTTGAGAACCAGTGCGAGGAGAAGATCGGGGCTGTGCAGAGACAGTGTCATAGGGAGCACATGGATGGCCAAGAGCAGATGCAGCAGTCCCTTGATGGGAGAGAAACTGGACTGAGGGCAGAGTTGGGCTCTTTGCAGGCTCAGATCCAAGGCCTAACGCTCACAGAGAGCTGCTGTGGACAG GTGAACAGCCTCTCTCAGCGTGTGCTGCTCCTGGAGGAGTCCGTTAAAGGGCTCACAGAATCACAGCGACAGCTTCAATCAGCACTCAGGGAGCAGAACATCCACGTAGAGACGCTGATTGAGACCCGCTTGGTGGACCTGGAAGGCCGCCTAAATTCTACGGTGAGTGAAGCGGATGGTGTGTCGAGGCTGCCCGGTGGCCTAGATGGCTTCAAGAACATGCTGGAGGACAAGTTGAAGATCCTGGAGGAAAGGGTGATTGTGGCTGTGGAGGAGCTGAGCAATGCCACGACACCAGCGCTGTTGGAGGGCCAGGTGGTGCCACCACGGGAAACAGATATCGAGTCTGTGAGGAGAAGATTACATGGAAATCTGGATGGCATTGAAAAACGCCTAGTCGACCTGGAGCTCCTCTGCACCTCCTGCTCACCTTCTACTCCTCCAGCAGGGCGTGTCAGAGTTAGTGAAGTGGAGTGTGAGGACATGGAGAATAAGATGACCAATCGTCTGGACTTTCATTCAGACCAGCTGGACCGCCTGAACAGTACACTGAAGAACCTACTCTTGCGGATAGCCCAGGAAGAGGCAGGCCAGTCCGTCTATGGCGAGATCACCCTTCTGAAGGTCAACATCAACTCCGTGAACCGCACTCTCAAGGGACTAAAGGACTCTATTCGTTTGATTGCAAGTGAAGTGGGCCATGCCAATTCCACATGGGAAGAGCGGGAACAGCAGCTCGTCAATCAGGTGCAGGGAATCACCAAACTAGTGGGCCACCAAGCCTCTCTCCTAGGGGCCGGGGAGAGGCGCCTAGCCCAGCTGAAGGGAGAACTCGTGGCCTTGAAGAGACAGCTCACGGGCGGGCTTCAAGGCTGCCGGACCACAGCGAAAGAAGTTCAGAAGGAGGTGAAAGACGTTGATAGCAGAGTGAGCCATGTGGAAGGCCAGTGCGGAAGTTTAGGGGAGCTGGCTGAGCACTTGGAGAGGATCAGGGCAGAACTTGAGAGACACTCGGACTCCTACCTAGCTCAGGTGAACGGTGCGGTCGACGCCCATTCAGAGCAGCTTGCTGAGGTGAAAGGGGAAGTCAGAGACAATGTGCCAAAGCAGGGAGCAAACCCAACGGTAGACCAGTAG